Proteins encoded within one genomic window of Nordella sp. HKS 07:
- the acs gene encoding acetate--CoA ligase produces MSEKVYPVPAQWKKRALVNDDQYKKMYAESIAAPDKFWAKHAKRVDWFKAPKKIKNTSFAHDYVSIKWFEDGILNVSVNCIDRHLKKRANQTAIIWEGDDPYYDKKITYRELYEQVCRFANVLKAHGVKKGDRVTIYMPMIPEAAYAMLACTRIGAVHSVVFGGFSPDSLAGRINDADSKFVITADEGLRGGKKIPLKLNTDEALKKCSGDEKVIVVRRTGGQVPMEEGRDFWYHVEAAKVPAECKPEKMKAEDPLFILYTSGSTGKPKGVLHTTGGYLVYAAMTHQYVFDYHDGDIYWCTADVGWVTGHSYIVYGPLANGAITLMFEGVPNYPTASRFWEVIDKHQVNIFYTAPTAIRALMGAGEDLVTRTSRKSLRLLGSVGEPINPEAWEWYHRVVGDGRCPIVDTWWQTETGGILITPLPGATKLKPGSATRPFFGCKPALVDDRGEFLKGEASGNLVILDSWPGQMRTVYGDHERFVQTYFSAYKGTYFTGDGCRRDKDGFYWITGRVDDVLNVSGHRLGTAEVESALVSHVKVSEAAVVGYPHDIKGTGIYCYVTLMAGEQGSDILRKELVAHVRKEIGPIASPDLIQFSPGLPKTRSGKIMRRILRKIAEDEFGNLGDTSTLADPAVVEDLIANRQNKR; encoded by the coding sequence ATGTCCGAGAAGGTTTACCCGGTCCCGGCCCAGTGGAAGAAGCGGGCCTTGGTGAACGACGACCAGTACAAGAAGATGTATGCGGAGTCGATTGCCGCGCCCGACAAGTTCTGGGCCAAGCATGCCAAGCGGGTGGACTGGTTCAAGGCGCCGAAGAAGATCAAGAACACCAGCTTCGCCCATGACTATGTGTCGATCAAGTGGTTCGAGGACGGCATCCTCAACGTCTCGGTCAACTGCATCGACCGCCATCTGAAGAAGCGCGCCAACCAAACGGCGATCATCTGGGAGGGCGACGACCCCTATTACGACAAGAAGATCACCTATCGCGAGCTCTATGAGCAGGTCTGCCGCTTCGCCAATGTGCTGAAGGCGCATGGCGTCAAGAAGGGCGACCGGGTCACGATCTACATGCCGATGATCCCGGAAGCGGCCTATGCGATGCTCGCCTGCACCCGCATCGGCGCCGTGCATTCGGTGGTATTCGGCGGCTTCTCGCCGGATTCGCTCGCCGGGCGGATCAACGATGCGGATTCGAAATTCGTCATCACCGCCGATGAAGGACTGCGCGGCGGCAAGAAGATCCCGCTCAAGCTCAATACCGACGAGGCGTTGAAGAAGTGCTCCGGCGACGAAAAGGTCATCGTGGTCAGGCGCACCGGCGGCCAGGTACCGATGGAGGAGGGCCGGGACTTCTGGTATCACGTCGAGGCGGCAAAGGTGCCGGCCGAGTGTAAGCCGGAAAAGATGAAGGCGGAAGATCCGCTCTTCATCCTCTACACGTCAGGCTCGACCGGCAAGCCGAAGGGCGTGCTGCACACGACGGGCGGCTATCTCGTCTATGCGGCGATGACGCATCAATATGTCTTCGACTATCACGACGGTGACATCTACTGGTGCACGGCGGATGTGGGCTGGGTCACCGGCCATTCCTATATCGTCTATGGTCCGCTCGCCAATGGCGCCATCACCTTGATGTTCGAAGGTGTGCCGAATTATCCGACCGCCTCGCGCTTCTGGGAGGTGATCGACAAGCACCAGGTCAACATCTTCTACACCGCGCCGACCGCCATCCGGGCACTCATGGGCGCCGGCGAGGATCTGGTGACGCGCACCTCGCGCAAGTCGCTCCGGCTGCTCGGCAGTGTCGGCGAGCCGATCAATCCGGAAGCCTGGGAATGGTATCACCGCGTGGTGGGCGACGGGCGCTGCCCGATCGTCGACACCTGGTGGCAGACCGAGACCGGCGGCATTCTGATCACGCCGCTCCCAGGCGCCACCAAGCTCAAGCCCGGCTCGGCGACGCGGCCGTTCTTCGGCTGCAAGCCGGCGCTGGTCGATGATAGGGGCGAGTTCCTGAAAGGCGAAGCTTCCGGCAATCTGGTCATCCTCGATTCGTGGCCCGGCCAGATGCGTACCGTCTATGGCGATCACGAGCGCTTCGTGCAGACCTATTTCTCCGCCTATAAGGGCACGTACTTCACCGGCGACGGCTGCCGGCGCGACAAGGACGGCTTCTACTGGATCACCGGCCGCGTCGATGACGTGCTCAACGTCTCGGGCCACCGGCTCGGCACCGCGGAAGTCGAATCGGCCCTCGTCTCGCATGTCAAAGTGTCCGAGGCCGCGGTGGTCGGCTATCCGCATGACATCAAGGGTACCGGTATCTATTGCTATGTGACCTTGATGGCCGGCGAGCAGGGCTCGGATATTCTGCGCAAGGAGCTCGTCGCCCATGTGAGGAAGGAGATCGGCCCGATCGCCTCTCCCGACCTCATCCAGTTCTCGCCGGGCCTGCCCAAGACACGCTCAGGCAAGATCATGCGGCGTATCCTGCGCAAGATCGCCGAGGACGAATTCGGCAATCTCGGCGACACCTCGACGCTCGCCGATCCCGCCGTGGTCGAAGACCTCATCGCCAACCGTCAGAACAAGAGATAG
- a CDS encoding DMT family transporter, producing MTAMPVHLIWFLVLGCFWGLTPSFYKLMGEAGLPVSHIIVYTGLIVGAALALVPLARGRLTLTRETLLYGLGCATLLNIPFSLSLFFARHVPATEYALVVSTAPFWNYVLALARRRETAHPRRIGALLLGFLSSAVLILTRDHGSQAVISWWLAAAFIVPIIYSAYNSFAAEYWPKQADTMTVGALESVFSGLLAIPFMLVLAPLWSDATPPLWAYWTALAASALWIVERIAFFTLIREKGALYTIQAIYVSTPAAVLWAIVIFSKPADAWIWASLAILMAALWLNNSTRRVAL from the coding sequence ATGACAGCCATGCCCGTCCATCTCATCTGGTTCCTCGTCCTTGGCTGTTTCTGGGGTCTCACCCCCTCCTTTTACAAACTCATGGGCGAGGCGGGCCTGCCGGTCAGTCATATCATTGTCTATACCGGGCTCATCGTCGGCGCCGCGCTGGCGCTCGTCCCCCTGGCGCGCGGCCGGCTCACGCTTACCCGCGAGACCCTTCTCTATGGCCTCGGCTGCGCGACGCTCCTCAATATCCCCTTTTCCTTGAGCCTGTTCTTCGCGCGCCATGTGCCGGCGACCGAATATGCCCTGGTCGTGTCGACTGCCCCCTTCTGGAACTACGTGCTGGCGCTCGCGCGGCGGCGCGAAACCGCCCATCCGCGCCGCATCGGCGCCCTCCTGCTCGGCTTTCTGTCGAGCGCCGTCCTCATCCTGACGCGCGACCATGGCTCGCAAGCGGTCATTTCCTGGTGGCTCGCCGCCGCCTTCATCGTGCCGATCATCTACAGCGCCTATAATTCCTTCGCCGCCGAATACTGGCCGAAGCAGGCCGACACCATGACGGTAGGCGCCCTGGAATCGGTATTTTCCGGCCTGCTGGCCATTCCTTTCATGCTCGTCCTGGCGCCGCTCTGGAGCGATGCCACCCCGCCTCTCTGGGCCTATTGGACAGCGCTCGCGGCATCGGCTTTGTGGATCGTCGAGCGCATCGCCTTCTTCACCCTGATCCGCGAGAAGGGCGCGCTCTACACCATCCAGGCCATCTATGTGTCGACGCCCGCCGCTGTGTTGTGGGCGATCGTGATCTTCAGCAAACCCGCCGATGCGTGGATCTGGGCGAGCCTCGCCATCCTGATGGCGGCGCTGTGGCTCAACAACAGCACGCGACGGGTGGCGTTATGA
- a CDS encoding methyltransferase — MLKLIDHLEFIRQNTSLLAPPLVPEVTLHLAHEAVPIWQKTEEELGEIGLPPPFWAFAWAGGQALARYVLDHPELVAGKRVLDLATGSGLVAIAAKKAGAKEVLAADIDLFACAATRLNARANDITLEIMDDDLLRNKPQSFDVILVGDLFYEKDLAARVHAWLDQAREQGALVLIGDPGRSYLRKSTLVHVVDYNVPVTRELEDSEIKRTAVWRLRNVV; from the coding sequence ATGCTGAAGCTCATCGATCATCTGGAATTCATCCGGCAGAATACCAGCCTGCTGGCGCCGCCTCTGGTGCCGGAGGTGACGCTCCATCTCGCCCATGAAGCGGTGCCGATCTGGCAGAAGACCGAAGAAGAATTGGGCGAGATCGGTCTGCCGCCGCCTTTCTGGGCCTTTGCCTGGGCGGGCGGCCAGGCGCTGGCGCGTTATGTGCTCGACCATCCTGAACTCGTGGCGGGCAAGCGCGTGCTCGATCTCGCCACCGGATCGGGTCTTGTCGCCATTGCGGCGAAGAAGGCCGGCGCGAAGGAAGTGCTTGCCGCCGATATCGATCTCTTCGCCTGCGCCGCGACGAGGCTCAATGCGCGCGCGAATGATATCACGCTCGAGATCATGGACGACGATCTGCTGCGAAATAAGCCCCAAAGCTTCGACGTCATCCTGGTCGGCGATCTGTTCTACGAGAAGGATCTGGCGGCGCGTGTTCATGCATGGCTCGACCAGGCGCGGGAGCAGGGCGCCCTGGTGCTGATCGGCGATCCCGGCCGCTCCTATTTGCGGAAATCGACGCTCGTCCATGTCGTCGATTACAATGTGCCGGTGACGCGCGAGCTCGAGGATTCCGAGATCAAGCGCACTGCCGTGTGGCGACTAAGAAACGTCGTTTAA
- a CDS encoding EVE domain-containing protein, whose protein sequence is MAYWLFKSEPDAWSWDQQKKAGAKGTEWTGVRNFQARNNMRAMKLGDKGFFYHSNEGKDIVGIVEVAKLAHPDSTAKEGNWECVDIRAVTDVPKPVTLDYIKTDKQLKDMVLVNNSRLSVQPVSAEEWKIICDLGGVKKA, encoded by the coding sequence ATGGCATATTGGCTGTTCAAATCGGAACCCGATGCCTGGTCGTGGGATCAGCAGAAGAAAGCCGGAGCCAAGGGCACCGAATGGACCGGCGTGCGCAATTTCCAGGCGCGCAACAACATGCGGGCGATGAAGCTCGGCGACAAGGGCTTCTTCTATCATTCCAACGAGGGCAAGGACATCGTCGGCATCGTCGAGGTGGCGAAGCTCGCGCATCCGGATTCGACCGCCAAGGAAGGCAATTGGGAATGCGTCGACATCCGCGCCGTCACCGATGTGCCGAAGCCGGTAACGCTCGATTATATCAAGACCGACAAGCAGCTGAAGGACATGGTGCTGGTCAATAATTCGCGGCTTTCCGTCCAGCCGGTGTCGGCGGAAGAGTGGAAGATCATCTGCGATCTCGGCGGCGTGAAGAAGGCATAG
- a CDS encoding YciI family protein: MLYALICTDKSNSVDLRLKERPGHIDYLNGLGNALKAAGPFTDEAGSPIGSLVIVEAKDRAGAEEIAKNDPYAKAGLFAAVEIRAWKWGLKNPEDK, encoded by the coding sequence ATGCTGTACGCCTTGATCTGCACGGACAAGTCCAATTCAGTCGATCTGCGCCTGAAGGAACGTCCCGGCCATATCGATTATCTCAACGGTCTCGGCAACGCGCTCAAGGCGGCCGGACCTTTCACCGACGAAGCGGGCAGCCCGATCGGTTCGCTCGTCATCGTCGAGGCGAAGGACCGCGCCGGCGCCGAGGAGATCGCCAAAAACGATCCCTATGCCAAGGCCGGGCTCTTCGCCGCCGTGGAGATCCGGGCGTGGAAATGGGGTCTCAAGAATCCGGAGGATAAGTGA
- a CDS encoding NAD(P)H-dependent glycerol-3-phosphate dehydrogenase yields MSRIGVLGAGAWGMALASVAERAGHDVTVWARKPETAALINGTHRLEVRLPGIEFGKKLRATSDPSDLSGVDAVLAMVPAQVLRGVLAQFQHLKVPVVLCAKGIEADSGLLMNEVLAQCLPEVPGLILSGPSFAADVARGLPTAVTLASSDLRLAKDWAQALSLPTFRIYPSDDPRGVELGGAVKNVLAIACGIAAGKNLGDSARAALTTRAFTELTRFGKALGGRPETLTGLSGLGDLLLTCSSRQSRNYSFGLALGEGKSAEAALAEARGTVEGIATARIVARLAREQSIDMPISVAVAAVIDGASDPETEIARLLARPINPEFHRG; encoded by the coding sequence ATGAGCCGCATCGGCGTTCTGGGCGCCGGCGCCTGGGGCATGGCGCTCGCCAGCGTCGCTGAGCGCGCCGGCCACGACGTCACCGTCTGGGCGCGCAAGCCTGAAACGGCGGCTCTCATCAACGGCACGCACCGGCTCGAAGTGCGTCTCCCGGGCATAGAATTCGGAAAGAAACTTCGCGCCACCAGCGACCCGTCCGACCTTTCGGGCGTCGATGCCGTGCTGGCGATGGTGCCGGCGCAGGTTCTGCGCGGCGTGCTGGCGCAATTTCAGCACCTTAAGGTGCCGGTCGTGCTGTGCGCCAAGGGCATCGAGGCGGACAGCGGTCTCCTGATGAACGAGGTCCTGGCGCAGTGCCTGCCCGAGGTGCCGGGCCTCATCCTGTCGGGCCCGAGCTTCGCGGCGGATGTGGCGCGCGGACTGCCGACGGCGGTGACCCTGGCGTCGTCCGATCTCAGGCTCGCCAAGGACTGGGCCCAGGCTTTGAGCCTGCCCACCTTCCGCATCTATCCCTCGGACGATCCGCGCGGCGTCGAACTCGGCGGCGCGGTCAAGAACGTGCTGGCGATCGCCTGCGGCATCGCCGCCGGCAAGAATCTCGGCGACAGCGCCCGTGCGGCGCTGACGACGCGGGCCTTCACCGAGCTCACGCGTTTCGGCAAGGCGTTGGGCGGGCGGCCTGAGACGCTGACCGGCCTGTCAGGATTGGGCGATCTGCTGCTGACCTGTTCGAGCCGCCAATCGCGCAACTATTCCTTCGGTCTGGCGCTGGGCGAGGGCAAGAGCGCAGAGGCGGCGCTCGCCGAAGCCCGCGGAACGGTCGAAGGCATCGCCACCGCGAGGATCGTCGCCCGGCTGGCGCGCGAGCAAAGTATCGACATGCCGATCTCGGTCGCGGTCGCCGCGGTTATTGACGGCGCCTCCGATCCTGAGACAGAAATCGCCAGACTGCTCGCCCGTCCCATCAACCCAGAATTTCACAGAGGGTAG
- the tsaD gene encoding tRNA (adenosine(37)-N6)-threonylcarbamoyltransferase complex transferase subunit TsaD, with translation MAAPDQTILGIETSCDETAAALVRRHADGSGEILANIVLSQIKDHAPYGGVVPEIAARAHARHLDRLIGDALAEAGLRLSDIDGVAATAGPGLIGGLLVGLTTAKALALATDKPLAAINHLEAHALTPRLLGRVDFPYLLLLISGGHTQIQIVEGVGRYRRIGTTIDDALGEAFDKTAKLLGLPYPGGPKVEQLARQGNPKRFDFPRPLKGREGCNFSFSGLKTAVRETVEELRPLSDQDIADICAGFEAAVAETMRDRLGRALKFFKDEFPEVRSPVLVVAGGVAANRTLKVAFEEVCARSGFSLMVPPAHLCTDNAAMVAWAGAERLALGLADPLDAPAKARWPLDPDAKRLTGAGVKA, from the coding sequence ATGGCCGCACCGGATCAGACCATTCTTGGCATCGAAACCTCCTGCGACGAGACCGCGGCGGCGCTGGTGCGCCGCCATGCCGACGGGTCAGGCGAGATCCTGGCCAATATCGTCCTGTCGCAGATCAAGGACCATGCGCCCTATGGCGGCGTGGTCCCGGAAATCGCCGCGCGCGCCCATGCCCGCCATCTCGACCGGCTGATCGGCGACGCGCTGGCGGAGGCCGGCTTGCGCCTCTCCGACATCGACGGCGTGGCGGCCACCGCCGGGCCGGGCCTGATCGGCGGGCTTCTGGTCGGCCTCACCACCGCCAAGGCGTTGGCGCTCGCTACCGACAAGCCGCTCGCCGCCATCAACCATCTCGAAGCCCATGCGCTCACCCCGAGGCTGCTCGGCCGCGTCGATTTTCCTTATCTGCTGCTCCTGATCTCGGGCGGCCATACGCAGATCCAGATTGTCGAAGGAGTCGGGCGCTACCGTCGCATCGGGACGACCATCGACGATGCCTTGGGCGAGGCCTTCGACAAGACGGCGAAGCTGTTAGGCCTTCCCTATCCCGGCGGCCCTAAGGTCGAGCAGCTGGCGCGCCAGGGCAATCCCAAACGCTTCGATTTCCCGCGCCCGCTGAAAGGGCGCGAGGGCTGCAATTTCTCCTTCTCCGGCCTCAAGACCGCCGTGCGCGAAACGGTGGAGGAACTGCGCCCGCTCAGTGATCAGGACATCGCCGATATCTGCGCCGGTTTCGAGGCCGCCGTCGCCGAGACGATGCGCGACCGGCTCGGCCGCGCGCTCAAATTCTTCAAGGACGAGTTTCCCGAGGTGCGTTCTCCGGTGCTGGTGGTAGCGGGCGGCGTCGCCGCCAACCGCACGCTGAAGGTCGCCTTCGAGGAGGTCTGCGCGCGCTCGGGCTTCAGCCTGATGGTGCCGCCGGCTCATCTGTGTACGGACAATGCCGCGATGGTGGCCTGGGCCGGGGCGGAGCGCCTGGCGCTGGGTCTCGCCGATCCGCTCGACGCGCCGGCCAAAGCACGCTGGCCGCTCGACCCCGACGCAAAGCGTCTCACCGGTGCGGGGGTGAAGGCATGA
- the hemC gene encoding hydroxymethylbilane synthase: MHTPRLKIGTRGSRLALAQAEETRARLAAAHGWAPADIEIVAITTTGDRIRDRPLSEIGGKGLFTKEIEEALVSGAVDLAVHSMKDMPAVLPASLAITAYLPREDARDAFISNLCARIGDLQQGCTVGSASVRRAAQLKRLRPDITVVSLRGNVETRLAKLDRGEVAATFLACAGLNRLGLSHRITAPVPEDEMLPAVAQGAIGIEIRKDDMRMRELLAAVNDAATEIAVTCERAFLATLDGSCRTPIAGHATLKNGVISFRGEALTLDGRMTFVAERTGALADAARLGREAGEEVKAKGGGHLLHLA, from the coding sequence TTGCATACACCGAGACTGAAGATCGGAACGCGCGGTTCGCGCCTGGCCCTTGCCCAAGCGGAAGAGACGCGGGCGCGCCTCGCTGCCGCGCATGGGTGGGCGCCGGCGGACATCGAGATCGTCGCCATCACCACCACCGGCGACCGTATCCGCGACCGTCCTCTGAGCGAGATCGGCGGCAAGGGCCTGTTCACCAAGGAGATCGAGGAGGCGCTGGTCTCGGGTGCCGTCGATCTCGCCGTCCATTCGATGAAGGACATGCCGGCGGTGCTGCCGGCATCTCTCGCCATCACGGCCTATCTGCCGCGCGAGGACGCCCGTGACGCTTTCATCAGCAATCTCTGCGCCCGCATCGGCGATCTGCAGCAAGGCTGCACCGTGGGCTCGGCTTCGGTACGCCGCGCGGCGCAATTGAAGCGGCTGCGCCCTGACATCACCGTGGTGAGTTTGCGCGGCAATGTCGAAACGCGTCTCGCCAAGCTCGACCGCGGGGAAGTGGCGGCGACTTTTCTCGCCTGCGCCGGCCTGAACCGCCTCGGCCTCAGCCACCGCATCACCGCCCCCGTGCCCGAGGACGAGATGCTTCCCGCCGTCGCGCAAGGCGCGATCGGCATAGAGATCCGCAAGGACGATATGCGCATGCGCGAACTGCTCGCCGCGGTAAACGACGCGGCAACGGAAATCGCCGTCACCTGCGAGCGTGCTTTCCTCGCCACGCTCGACGGCTCCTGCCGCACGCCGATCGCCGGCCATGCCACGCTGAAGAACGGCGTGATCTCCTTCCGCGGCGAGGCGCTGACCCTCGATGGCCGCATGACCTTTGTTGCCGAGCGCACTGGCGCCCTGGCCGATGCGGCGCGTCTCGGCCGCGAGGCCGGCGAGGAGGTGAAAGCCAAGGGCGGCGGGCATCTGCTGCATCTAGCCTGA
- a CDS encoding uroporphyrinogen-III synthase: MRLLVTRPVEDAEPLKQRLEALGHEVILSPLLVIAPRPAITIPAENYQAVALTSANAVRSLEGGPHLDGLRHLPVMAVGPQSATAARQAGFAQITEAGGDGVGLARHVIASLDPNAGPVLYLSGQDTASDFTGLLERGGLNARRVVVYEAKPAGALAPEAAKAQGVLLYSPRSAKIWLDLVQRHAIPAGAMVHYCLSANIAAILPDAFARRVAARPVDDALLEVIGHA, encoded by the coding sequence ATGCGGCTTCTCGTCACCCGTCCCGTCGAAGACGCCGAGCCTCTCAAGCAGCGGCTTGAAGCGCTCGGTCATGAGGTGATCCTATCGCCGCTGCTCGTCATCGCACCACGCCCGGCCATCACCATCCCGGCGGAGAACTATCAAGCCGTCGCCCTCACCAGCGCCAATGCTGTGCGCTCCCTCGAAGGCGGCCCCCATCTCGACGGCTTGCGCCATCTGCCGGTGATGGCCGTGGGGCCGCAATCGGCGACAGCGGCGCGCCAGGCAGGCTTCGCCCAGATCACCGAAGCGGGCGGCGACGGCGTCGGCCTGGCCCGCCACGTGATCGCCTCGCTCGATCCGAATGCCGGCCCGGTTCTCTATCTCTCAGGGCAGGACACGGCGAGCGACTTCACCGGACTTCTCGAAAGAGGCGGGCTCAATGCCCGGCGGGTCGTCGTTTATGAGGCGAAACCCGCGGGCGCGCTCGCCCCTGAGGCCGCAAAGGCGCAAGGCGTGCTGCTCTATTCGCCGCGCTCCGCGAAGATCTGGCTCGATCTCGTCCAGCGTCACGCGATTCCGGCCGGCGCCATGGTACATTATTGTCTTTCGGCGAATATTGCCGCGATTCTGCCCGACGCCTTTGCCAGACGGGTGGCGGCGCGGCCGGTGGATGACGCCTTACTGGAAGTCATTGGCCACGCCTAG
- a CDS encoding heme biosynthesis protein HemY, producing the protein MTRLLFRFLLLAAAAAGFAWIADRPGTIVIRWLNHEIETSVVAGLAGLILAMLALWFLLGLLRRLIGTPGAIGGYFRFRKARRGYESLSRGIIAAGAGDGASAQRFATIAAKSLTDEPLLKLLEVQAAQLKGDRGKVRQGFEAMLNSPETEALGLRGLFAEARQAGDLVAARGYAERALKLNVAHGWASSALLAIQSQARDWDSALVTLETQRKAGQAPADKVKRVKAVLLAAKALAAETGDRNAALDWALEAHKLDPSLVPAAAMAVRLYGADGALRRAWRVASRTWALQPHPDLAEAYAYARPTSPAQERYERVRRLIGSYAGGIEGAFALGRAAAEARQWDDAAKALEPLLSSEPQARVCATMAEVEEGRGDKGRAREWLARAVRAPSDPMWVIDGAASPYWTPISPMTGEIAFAEWKVPYDQLPRRTGPEPQAPAPESEYVVAEEAPALAAPAVPAEPPPAPEPPAPTPVPSPPPAPPVARKPAKPRIVEPVRPPDDPGLPEDDPELSTRRSPAEG; encoded by the coding sequence ATGACCCGACTGCTCTTCCGTTTCCTGCTTCTCGCCGCCGCCGCAGCGGGCTTCGCCTGGATCGCCGACCGGCCGGGCACCATCGTCATCCGCTGGCTGAACCACGAGATCGAGACATCCGTGGTGGCGGGCTTGGCCGGCCTTATCCTCGCCATGCTCGCTCTGTGGTTCCTCTTGGGTCTGCTGCGCCGGCTGATCGGCACACCTGGCGCCATTGGCGGCTATTTCCGCTTCCGCAAGGCGCGCCGCGGCTATGAGAGCCTGTCGCGCGGCATCATCGCGGCGGGCGCTGGCGACGGCGCCAGCGCCCAGCGCTTCGCCACCATCGCCGCCAAGTCGCTGACCGACGAGCCGTTGCTCAAGCTGCTCGAAGTACAGGCGGCCCAGCTCAAGGGCGACCGCGGCAAAGTGCGCCAGGGGTTCGAGGCGATGCTCAATTCGCCGGAGACGGAGGCCCTGGGCCTGCGCGGCCTCTTCGCCGAGGCGCGCCAGGCCGGCGACCTCGTCGCTGCGCGCGGTTACGCCGAGCGCGCTTTGAAGCTCAACGTGGCGCATGGCTGGGCCTCATCCGCGCTGCTGGCCATCCAGTCGCAGGCGCGGGACTGGGATTCAGCACTTGTGACGCTCGAAACCCAACGCAAAGCGGGCCAGGCGCCGGCCGACAAGGTCAAGCGCGTGAAGGCAGTACTGCTCGCGGCCAAGGCGCTGGCTGCCGAGACGGGCGACCGCAACGCGGCGCTCGATTGGGCGCTCGAAGCCCACAAGCTCGACCCGTCTCTGGTGCCGGCGGCCGCCATGGCGGTCCGTCTCTACGGCGCCGATGGCGCGCTGCGCCGGGCCTGGCGCGTCGCTTCCAGGACCTGGGCGCTGCAGCCCCATCCCGATCTCGCCGAAGCCTATGCCTATGCCCGCCCGACGAGCCCGGCACAGGAGCGCTACGAACGGGTGCGCCGGCTGATCGGCTCCTATGCCGGCGGCATCGAGGGTGCTTTTGCCCTCGGCCGGGCGGCTGCCGAGGCGCGCCAATGGGACGACGCCGCCAAGGCGCTGGAGCCGCTTCTTTCAAGCGAGCCTCAGGCGCGTGTCTGCGCCACCATGGCGGAGGTCGAGGAGGGCCGCGGCGACAAGGGCCGGGCGCGCGAATGGCTGGCGCGAGCGGTCCGGGCGCCCTCGGATCCCATGTGGGTGATCGACGGCGCCGCTTCGCCTTACTGGACGCCGATTTCCCCGATGACCGGCGAGATCGCCTTCGCCGAGTGGAAGGTGCCTTACGATCAGTTGCCGCGCCGGACGGGCCCCGAGCCCCAGGCGCCTGCCCCGGAGTCAGAATACGTGGTGGCCGAAGAAGCGCCGGCGCTGGCGGCCCCAGCGGTCCCCGCGGAGCCTCCCCCGGCGCCGGAACCCCCAGCCCCCACGCCTGTTCCGTCCCCGCCCCCAGCCCCGCCTGTGGCCCGCAAACCGGCCAAGCCGCGTATCGTCGAGCCGGTCCGCCCGCCCGACGATCCGGGCCTGCCGGAAGACGATCCGGAGCTATCCACCCGCCGATCGCCTGCCGAAGGCTGA